A DNA window from Actinomadura coerulea contains the following coding sequences:
- a CDS encoding sigma 54-interacting transcriptional regulator, translating into MRPSTPRESSSGESAPREATLGALRAGGHVRLPVKAEIRRNLLDRLRSGEPRFPGILGFDETVLPHLERALLAGHDLVLLGERGQGKTRLIRTLVGLLDEWTPVVAGCEINDHPYAPVCVRCSRLAGELGDELPVEWRHRDDRYGEKLATPDTSVGDLIGDVDPIKVAEGRTLGDPETVHFGLVPRTNRGIFSINELPDLAERIQVALLNVLEERDVQVRGYALRLPLDVLLVASANPEDYTNRGRIITPLKDRFGAEIRTHYPLELDAELALIRQEADFADLAGLPAEVPDHMIEIIGRFTRLVRESTAVDARSGVSARFALAGAETVAAGAVRRAALTGEEHAVARVCDLPAVVPSLMGKVEFEVSEEGREQEVLEHLLRRAVAETYRRTLGAADLTGLLDKFDSGQSVESGELVPARELLRRTGQVPGLAKIMERLGMSGESPGQAAAAIEFALEGLFLTRRLSKDLAGGRSDGTATYRT; encoded by the coding sequence GTGCGTCCATCCACACCACGCGAGTCCTCCTCCGGCGAATCCGCACCCCGTGAAGCGACGCTGGGCGCCCTGCGCGCCGGCGGCCACGTGCGGCTTCCCGTCAAGGCCGAGATCCGGCGCAACCTGCTCGACCGGCTGAGATCCGGCGAGCCGCGCTTCCCCGGCATCCTCGGGTTCGACGAGACCGTCCTGCCCCATCTGGAGCGCGCCCTGCTGGCCGGGCACGACCTGGTGCTGCTGGGCGAGCGCGGGCAGGGCAAGACACGGCTGATCCGCACCCTCGTCGGGCTGCTGGACGAGTGGACGCCGGTGGTGGCCGGCTGCGAGATCAACGACCACCCGTACGCGCCGGTCTGCGTGCGGTGCAGCCGCCTCGCCGGCGAGCTGGGCGACGAGCTGCCGGTCGAGTGGAGGCACCGCGACGACCGCTACGGCGAGAAGCTCGCCACGCCCGACACCAGCGTCGGCGACCTCATCGGCGACGTCGACCCCATCAAGGTGGCGGAGGGCCGCACGCTCGGCGACCCCGAGACCGTGCACTTCGGGCTCGTCCCGCGCACCAACCGCGGCATCTTCTCCATCAACGAGCTGCCCGACCTCGCCGAGCGGATCCAGGTCGCGCTGCTGAACGTGCTGGAGGAACGCGACGTCCAGGTCCGCGGCTACGCGCTGCGGCTGCCGCTGGACGTGCTGCTCGTCGCGTCCGCCAACCCCGAGGACTACACCAACCGGGGCCGGATCATCACCCCGCTGAAGGACCGCTTCGGCGCCGAGATCCGCACCCACTACCCGCTCGAACTGGACGCCGAGCTCGCGCTGATCCGCCAGGAGGCCGACTTCGCCGACCTCGCGGGGCTGCCGGCCGAGGTGCCCGACCACATGATCGAGATCATCGGGCGGTTCACCCGGCTCGTCCGCGAGTCGACGGCGGTGGACGCGCGGTCGGGGGTGTCGGCGCGGTTCGCGCTCGCGGGCGCCGAGACCGTCGCGGCGGGCGCCGTGCGCCGCGCGGCGCTCACCGGGGAGGAGCACGCCGTCGCACGGGTCTGCGACCTGCCCGCCGTCGTGCCGTCGCTGATGGGCAAGGTGGAGTTCGAGGTCAGCGAGGAGGGCCGCGAGCAGGAGGTGCTGGAGCACCTGCTGCGCCGCGCGGTCGCCGAGACCTACCGCCGGACGCTCGGCGCCGCCGACCTCACCGGCCTGCTCGACAAGTTCGACTCCGGGCAGAGCGTGGAGTCGGGCGAGCTCGTCCCGGCGCGCGAGCTGCTGCGCCGCACCGGCCAGGTGCCCGGCCTCGCCAAGATCATGGAGAGGCTCGGCATGAGCGGGGAGTCCCCCGGCCAGGCCGCGGCGGCGATCGAGTTCGCCCTGGAGGGGCTCTTCCTCACCCGGCGGCTCTCCAAGGACCTCGCCGGAGGACGCTCCGACGGGACGGCGACGTACCGGACGTGA
- a CDS encoding FIST signal transduction protein, whose product MARFGDGLALGPDLSSAAATAVEQALAPLSAAPDLVCVFVTGDDPDQIEEAAQAAQRAAGPALLLGCSASGVIGAGRGVEERGAVSAWAAVLPGARLDAFRLETLKGDDRLIVVGMPEAQDDDVVGVLLADPYSFPVDAFVERSDEALPGLPLVGGLAEGSGLGETGHGEARLFVGGEVYRDGAVGVVIGGAVAAATVVSQGARPIGPDMVVTRAEENVLYELAGSPALEKLEQIVIGLPEEEQELAGRGLLIGVAMDEYADEHEHGDFLVRGVVGADTDTGAIAIGDVVDVGRTVRFQVRDAGAAEEDLAALLERFDLAPVEGALLISCNGRGQAMFPDSDHDAKVLDRAFGPAGVGGFFAAGEIGPVAGRNHVHGFTASILAFGRAEEGV is encoded by the coding sequence ATGGCGCGATTCGGTGATGGCCTGGCCCTCGGACCCGATCTGTCCAGCGCCGCCGCGACGGCGGTCGAGCAGGCGCTCGCGCCGCTCAGCGCGGCGCCCGACCTGGTGTGCGTGTTCGTCACCGGCGACGACCCGGACCAGATCGAGGAGGCCGCGCAGGCGGCGCAGCGCGCGGCGGGACCCGCGCTGCTGCTGGGGTGCAGCGCGTCCGGCGTGATCGGGGCCGGGCGCGGCGTGGAGGAGCGGGGCGCGGTGAGCGCGTGGGCGGCGGTGCTGCCCGGCGCGCGGCTCGACGCGTTCCGGCTGGAGACGCTGAAGGGCGACGACCGGCTCATCGTGGTCGGCATGCCGGAGGCCCAGGACGACGACGTGGTCGGCGTGCTGCTCGCCGACCCCTACAGCTTCCCGGTGGACGCGTTCGTGGAGCGCTCGGACGAGGCGCTGCCCGGACTGCCGCTGGTCGGCGGGCTGGCCGAGGGCAGCGGGCTCGGCGAGACCGGGCACGGCGAGGCGCGGCTGTTCGTCGGCGGCGAGGTGTACCGGGACGGCGCGGTCGGCGTGGTGATCGGCGGGGCCGTCGCCGCCGCCACGGTGGTCAGCCAGGGCGCCCGCCCGATCGGCCCGGACATGGTGGTGACCAGGGCCGAGGAGAACGTGCTGTACGAGCTGGCGGGGTCGCCGGCGCTGGAGAAGCTGGAGCAGATCGTCATCGGGCTGCCGGAGGAGGAGCAGGAGCTCGCCGGGCGCGGGCTGCTGATAGGCGTCGCGATGGACGAGTACGCCGACGAGCACGAGCACGGCGACTTCCTCGTGCGCGGCGTGGTGGGCGCCGACACCGACACCGGCGCCATCGCGATCGGCGACGTGGTGGACGTGGGGCGCACCGTCCGGTTCCAGGTCCGGGACGCGGGCGCCGCCGAGGAGGACCTGGCCGCGCTGCTGGAGCGGTTCGACCTCGCGCCGGTCGAGGGCGCGCTGCTGATCTCCTGCAACGGCCGCGGGCAGGCGATGTTCCCCGACTCCGACCACGACGCCAAGGTGCTGGACCGCGCCTTCGGCCCCGCCGGGGTGGGCGGCTTCTTCGCGGCGGGGGAGATCGGCCCGGTCGCGGGCCGCAACCACGTGCACGGCTTCACCGCCTCGATCCTCGCGTTCGGCCGGGCCGAGGAGGGCGTTTGA
- a CDS encoding ROK family protein: MLAVDIGGTKLAAALVEPDGRVTAHDRAPTPNAPGVDGEELWGALEALLAKLVAGAGDPPTAGVGVGCGGPMTWPAAEVSPLNIPAWRAFPLRERLRARYPGLPVRIHNDAVCVAIGEHWLGAGRGHDNVLGMVVSTGVGGGLMLGGRLVNGASGNAGHIGHVIVEPGGPPCGCGGRGCLEAVARGPGLVAWAREQGWRPGSAEATGVELTEDARRGDPVAGAAMRRAGRALGIAIASATHLCDLEVAAIGGGLSQAGRLLFDPLEEAFGEHARMEFARRLRIVPAELGQTAGLVGAAALVYAQDRYWSAG; the protein is encoded by the coding sequence GTGCTCGCGGTGGACATCGGCGGGACGAAGCTCGCGGCCGCGCTGGTCGAGCCGGACGGGCGCGTCACCGCGCACGACCGGGCGCCGACCCCGAACGCGCCGGGCGTGGACGGCGAGGAGCTGTGGGGGGCGCTGGAGGCGCTGCTCGCCAAGCTCGTCGCGGGCGCCGGGGATCCGCCGACGGCGGGCGTCGGGGTGGGCTGCGGAGGGCCGATGACCTGGCCGGCCGCCGAGGTGTCGCCGCTGAACATCCCCGCGTGGCGGGCCTTCCCGCTGCGCGAGCGGCTCCGCGCCCGGTATCCGGGCCTGCCCGTCCGCATCCACAACGACGCGGTCTGCGTCGCGATCGGCGAGCACTGGCTCGGCGCGGGGCGCGGCCACGACAACGTCCTCGGCATGGTGGTGTCCACGGGCGTCGGCGGCGGGCTCATGCTCGGCGGGCGCCTGGTGAACGGCGCCAGCGGCAACGCCGGGCACATCGGGCACGTCATCGTCGAGCCCGGCGGGCCGCCGTGCGGATGCGGGGGCCGCGGCTGCCTGGAGGCGGTCGCGCGCGGCCCGGGGCTGGTCGCGTGGGCGCGGGAGCAGGGCTGGCGGCCGGGGAGCGCGGAGGCGACCGGCGTGGAGCTGACCGAGGACGCCCGCCGCGGGGATCCGGTCGCGGGCGCGGCGATGCGCCGGGCGGGCCGCGCCCTCGGCATCGCGATCGCGTCGGCGACGCACCTGTGCGATCTGGAGGTCGCGGCGATCGGCGGCGGGCTGTCGCAGGCAGGGCGGCTGCTGTTCGACCCGCTGGAGGAGGCGTTCGGCGAGCACGCGCGGATGGAGTTCGCGCGGCGGCTGCGGATCGTCCCGGCCGAGCTCGGTCAGACCGCGGGCCTGGTCGGCGCCGCCGCCCTGGTCTACGCCCAAGATCGTTATTGGAGTGCCGGATAA
- the ilvA gene encoding threonine ammonia-lyase: protein MSEAARGVWGAGPPRASTSGAGPASVGVDEVRAARELLGGVAVPTPLIPSRALSEQIGGPVLLKCENLQRTGSFKIRGAYVRIARLSERERAGGVVAASAGNHAQGVALAASMLGCKATVFMPVGAPLPKIAATRGYGAEVVFPGPTVDECLVAAQEYADECGAVFIHPFDHPDVVAGQATIGLEVMEQCPEARTIVSPVGGGGLLAGVAAAVKGLVKETGGGDVKLVGAQAKRAAAFPPSLAAGRPTRIGIERTMADGIAVGRPGRLTYAMFTELVDAVVTVTEESISQALLLCLERAKQVVEPAGAAGVAALLEHAYAVEPPVVVLLSGGNIDPLLLSKVLRHGLAGAGRYLVVRCRLKDRPGALVTLLSELAELGVNVLDVMHERMAARLHVEEAEVLMHLETRGADHSEDVIGRLREKGYTLTLS from the coding sequence ATGAGCGAAGCGGCCCGGGGGGTGTGGGGGGCCGGCCCCCCGCGAGCGAGTACGAGCGGCGCCGGTCCGGCCTCCGTCGGCGTCGACGAGGTCCGCGCCGCCCGGGAGCTGCTGGGCGGGGTGGCCGTGCCGACGCCGCTGATCCCCTCCCGGGCGCTGTCGGAGCAGATCGGCGGGCCCGTCCTGCTGAAGTGCGAGAACCTGCAGCGCACCGGCTCCTTCAAGATCCGGGGCGCGTACGTGCGGATCGCGCGGCTGAGCGAGCGCGAGCGGGCGGGCGGCGTGGTCGCGGCGAGCGCGGGCAACCACGCGCAGGGCGTGGCGCTCGCCGCCTCGATGCTCGGCTGCAAGGCCACGGTGTTCATGCCGGTCGGCGCCCCGCTGCCGAAGATCGCCGCGACCCGCGGCTACGGCGCCGAGGTCGTCTTCCCGGGGCCGACCGTGGACGAGTGCCTCGTCGCCGCGCAGGAGTACGCCGACGAGTGCGGCGCGGTGTTCATCCACCCGTTCGACCACCCCGACGTCGTCGCGGGGCAGGCCACGATCGGCCTGGAGGTCATGGAGCAGTGCCCGGAGGCGCGGACGATCGTGTCGCCGGTGGGCGGCGGCGGGCTGCTGGCCGGGGTCGCGGCGGCCGTGAAGGGCCTGGTGAAGGAGACCGGCGGCGGGGACGTCAAGCTCGTGGGAGCGCAGGCCAAGCGGGCCGCGGCGTTCCCGCCCTCGCTCGCGGCGGGCAGGCCCACCCGGATCGGGATCGAGCGCACGATGGCGGACGGCATCGCGGTCGGCCGTCCCGGCCGCCTGACCTACGCCATGTTCACCGAGCTGGTGGACGCCGTCGTCACCGTGACCGAGGAGTCGATCTCCCAGGCCCTGCTGCTCTGCCTCGAACGCGCCAAGCAGGTCGTCGAGCCCGCGGGGGCGGCGGGCGTCGCGGCCCTGCTGGAGCACGCCTACGCCGTCGAGCCGCCGGTCGTGGTGCTGCTGTCGGGCGGCAACATCGACCCGCTGCTGCTGTCGAAGGTGCTGCGGCACGGGCTCGCGGGCGCGGGGCGGTACCTGGTGGTCCGCTGCCGCCTGAAGGACCGTCCGGGCGCCCTGGTGACCCTGCTGAGCGAGCTGGCCGAGCTGGGCGTCAACGTCCTGGACGTGATGCACGAGCGCATGGCGGCCCGCCTCCACGTCGAGGAGGCCGAGGTGCTCATGCACCTGGAGACCCGCGGCGCCGACCACTCCGAGGACGTGATCGGCCGCCTAAGAGAAAAGGGCTACACCCTCACCCTGAGCTAG
- a CDS encoding M1 family metallopeptidase has translation MSRTPRALAAVTLGVAASLAVTAAPAGAAERFTPGAPGAGDPYFPDMGNGGYDVAHYDIGLKYDPATKGIQAVTRVTARATQNLSRFDLDFLGPLKISSLKVDGRDATYARTGAQELVITPRKGIRNRRTFTVTVAYSGVPQTVNDDALGVSGWVPTPDGAVMLNQPFGAATVYPVNDHPTDKATYTYTLTAPSGLTTLANGDPRGKRTTGGWTTTRWDVRNPMASELAMIAIGRYDVVTGRTKAGVPNLTATDRAMAIKPEDAKKFHDQTAEVTDFQNGLFGRYPFTSTGGIVVKAGVGYALETQGRPVYDLGRRPGSVPSTSLLAHELGHQWFGDSVSPAKWADIWLNEGFATYAEWLYAAAHGGPSVQKQFDDTYATPASDGLWTGRVADPGRDHIFDGLVYDRGAMAVHVLHTKIGERAFSDLLKAWPAAHRYGNASTKDFVRFAERLSGENLETWAKAWLYSEGKPSL, from the coding sequence ATGAGCAGAACCCCCAGAGCGCTGGCGGCCGTGACGCTGGGCGTCGCGGCGAGCCTCGCGGTGACCGCGGCGCCCGCCGGCGCCGCCGAGCGGTTCACCCCCGGGGCGCCCGGCGCGGGCGACCCCTACTTCCCCGACATGGGCAACGGCGGCTACGACGTCGCCCACTACGACATCGGCCTGAAATACGATCCCGCCACCAAGGGGATCCAGGCGGTGACCCGCGTGACGGCGCGGGCGACGCAGAACCTGTCCCGGTTCGACCTGGACTTCCTCGGCCCGCTGAAGATCTCCTCGCTGAAGGTCGACGGCCGCGACGCGACCTACGCGCGGACGGGCGCCCAGGAACTGGTGATCACCCCGCGCAAGGGGATCCGGAACCGCCGCACCTTCACCGTGACCGTGGCGTATTCCGGCGTGCCGCAGACGGTCAACGACGACGCGCTGGGGGTGTCCGGCTGGGTGCCGACCCCCGACGGCGCGGTGATGCTCAACCAGCCGTTCGGCGCGGCCACCGTCTACCCGGTGAACGACCACCCCACCGACAAGGCGACCTACACCTACACGCTGACGGCCCCGAGCGGCCTCACCACGCTCGCCAACGGCGACCCGCGCGGCAAGCGGACCACGGGCGGCTGGACGACCACGCGCTGGGACGTCCGCAACCCGATGGCCAGCGAGCTCGCCATGATCGCCATCGGCCGCTACGACGTGGTCACCGGACGGACGAAGGCGGGCGTCCCCAACCTGACCGCCACCGACCGGGCGATGGCCATCAAGCCCGAGGACGCGAAGAAGTTCCACGACCAGACCGCCGAGGTCACCGACTTCCAGAACGGCCTCTTCGGCCGCTACCCGTTCACCTCGACGGGCGGGATCGTCGTGAAGGCGGGCGTCGGGTACGCGCTGGAGACGCAGGGCCGGCCCGTGTACGACCTCGGCCGGCGTCCGGGCAGCGTCCCGAGCACCAGCCTGCTCGCGCACGAGCTGGGCCACCAGTGGTTCGGCGACTCGGTGTCCCCGGCGAAGTGGGCCGACATCTGGCTGAACGAGGGCTTCGCGACGTACGCCGAGTGGCTGTACGCGGCGGCGCACGGCGGCCCGTCCGTCCAGAAGCAGTTCGACGACACCTACGCCACGCCCGCGAGCGACGGCCTGTGGACGGGCAGGGTCGCCGACCCGGGCCGCGACCACATCTTCGACGGGCTCGTCTACGACCGCGGCGCGATGGCGGTCCACGTGCTGCACACGAAGATCGGCGAGCGGGCGTTCTCGGACCTGCTGAAGGCGTGGCCGGCGGCCCACCGGTACGGCAACGCCTCCACGAAGGACTTCGTCCGCTTCGCCGAGCGCCTCTCGGGCGAGAACCTGGAGACGTGGGCCAAGGCGTGGCTCTACTCCGAGGGCAAGCCGTCCCTCTAG